A genomic stretch from Hoplias malabaricus isolate fHopMal1 chromosome 4, fHopMal1.hap1, whole genome shotgun sequence includes:
- the bbs12 gene encoding Bardet-Biedl syndrome 12 protein isoform X1, with product MEGAERDVGTQDRHCLLVALMSVLGIRAINQGRHVGLQQLEAMAAATHAFLGPRKSYKFIQDEMTGETALVCSCYRLLEQLELSSSVGQLLYETTEAHQKTVHSGTSSLVFLAGIWSRVALECLNKGISIPHIISSMSHGLELCVEVCRHNALTLEEVVGNGALLKEQRCGKRTKPDDGLTTEVSLNAEVLTSTQNTIKEMNGLPNLSSIKEKLPSKHRIKLKHSRHFSLVCTETQTVEASYQRNPDTFDIVKLAEAVSHGCEASMNLVMEASRIQSTCAKHKRHKVLEIDKLVTCPLAGLTEKHSCVLHGYVVMLCVEQVSVVKHFKERTLKIGLVSGDMSEQYRHVGFYRPKKVTYISDCSVLTGVSQEEEWVFGALEIILNLRIDVLLVSGLVNATLKDHCLSHNILIIEHVRVNILNDFAVTTGAIPISYITQLSERCVGTGVSVKVLKEYHGQGKSESLLNVIASGTSLVTAIITSSVHAKLQSLEDQFWSCAYRLHHAVNDGKLLPGAGAAELLCIHKLYKHTGVSKSTTASQREASRTTAQYETMILQLMADGWMDYVSTLMVNTGQVMGKAQAWTCITQHLKYFEKRSPQRTEMAEDFLKKYFHTYAIQSSRETEGHSAVERNIEIEGVYDNVTVKFEVWRRALDLVFLILQTDTEIITGINDQESQYRDLMFL from the coding sequence ATGTCAGTTCTGGGAATCAGAGCAATAAACCAGGGTCGCCATGTTGGACTCCAGCAACTGGAAGCCATGGCTGCTGCAACACATGCATTTTTGGGCCCTAGAAAAAGCTACAAGTTTATCCAAGATGAGATGACTGGGGAGACAGCACTGGTTTGCTCCTGTTACCGTCTGCTGGAGCAGCTGGAGCTCAGTAGCTCTGTGGGGCAGTTGCTCTACGAGACCACTGAGGCCCATCAGAAGACGGTGCATTCAGGCACAAGCTCACTGGTTTTCCTGGCAGGGATCTGGAGCAGGGTGGCACTGGAGTGTCTTAATAAAGGCATCTCTATTCCACACATTATAAGTAGCATGTCCCATGGCCTGGAACTCTGTGTGGAGGTCTGCAGGCATAATGCCTTAACATTGGAAGAGGTAGTTGGTAATGGTGCTTTATTGAAGGAACAGCGATGTGGTAAGCGTACAAAGCCTGATGATGGCTTAACTACAGAGGTTTCACTGAATGCAGAGGTGCTGACATCCACTCAGAACACTATTAAAGAAATGAACGGATTGCCTAACTTATCGTCCATCAAAGAGAAACTTCCTTCAAAGCATAGAATAAAACTTAAGCACAGCAGGCACTTcagtttagtttgcacagagacacaaacagtgGAAGCTTCTTATCAAAGAAACCCAGACACATTTGATATAGTTAAACTAGCTGAAGCTGTCAGCCATGGATGTGAGGCCTCTATGAATTTAGTGATGGAGGCTAGCAGGATTCAATCTACATGTGCAAAACATAAAAGACATAAAGTTCTAGAAATTGATAAATTAGTGACATGCCCATTGGCAGGGCTTACTGAAAAGCACTCTTGTGTCCTCCATGGATATGTTGTTATGTTGTGCGTTGAGCAAGTATCAGTCGTCAAGCATTTCAAAGAGCGGACATTAAAAATTGGACTTGTGAGTGGCGATATGAGTGAGCAGTACCGCCATGTAGGTTTTTACAGGCCTAAAAAAGTCACATACATTAGTGATTGCTCTGTCCTGACGGGAGTCAGCCAGGAAGAGGAGTGGGTCTTTGGTGCTTTGGAAATAATTTTGAATCTCCGCATAGATGTTCTGCTTGTGAGTGGATTGGTCAATGCAACGCTTAAAGACCACTGCCTCAGTCACAATATTCTTATTATTGAGCATGTGAGGGTAAACATCCTGAATGACTTTGCTGTGACTACAGGAGCTATTCCCATTTCATACATCACACAGCTCAGTGAGCGATGTGTGGGTACTGGAGTCAGTGTAAAGGTGCTGAAAGAGTATCATGGTCAAGGTAAGAGTGAATCACTATTGAATGTCATTGCTAGTGGAACATCTCTGGTCACAGCAATCATCACCAGCTCAGTCCATGCTAAACTCCAGAGTCTGGAGGACCAGTTCTGGAGCTGTGCTTATCGCCTGCACCATGCAGTCAATGATGGGAAATTGTTACCTGGTGCAGGAGCTGCTGAATTGCTGTGCATTCACAAACTCTACAAACACACAGGGGTATCCAAATCCACTACAGCCAGCCAGAGAGAGGCTTCAAGAACTACAGCCCAATATGAGACCATGATCCTACAGCTGATGGCTGATGGCTGGATGGACTATGTCTCCACTCTCATGGTGAACACTGGTCAAGTCATGGGCAAAGCACAGGCATGGACATGCATAACACAGCACCTAAAATACTTTGAGAAAAGGAGCCCTCAGAGAACTGAGATGGCAGAGgattttctgaaaaaatattttcacacataTGCGATACAATCATCGAGAGAAACAGAAGGACACAGTGCGGTGGAGAGAAACATTGAAATTGAAGGAGTGTATGATAATGTGACCGTAAAGTTTGAGGTTTGGAGAAGAGCTCTTGATCTGGTGTTCTTGATCcttcagacagacacagagataattACAGGAATAAATGATCAGGAGAGTCAATATAGAGATCTCATGTTTCTTTGA
- the bbs12 gene encoding Bardet-Biedl syndrome 12 protein isoform X2, translating to MDARMSVLGIRAINQGRHVGLQQLEAMAAATHAFLGPRKSYKFIQDEMTGETALVCSCYRLLEQLELSSSVGQLLYETTEAHQKTVHSGTSSLVFLAGIWSRVALECLNKGISIPHIISSMSHGLELCVEVCRHNALTLEEVVGNGALLKEQRCGKRTKPDDGLTTEVSLNAEVLTSTQNTIKEMNGLPNLSSIKEKLPSKHRIKLKHSRHFSLVCTETQTVEASYQRNPDTFDIVKLAEAVSHGCEASMNLVMEASRIQSTCAKHKRHKVLEIDKLVTCPLAGLTEKHSCVLHGYVVMLCVEQVSVVKHFKERTLKIGLVSGDMSEQYRHVGFYRPKKVTYISDCSVLTGVSQEEEWVFGALEIILNLRIDVLLVSGLVNATLKDHCLSHNILIIEHVRVNILNDFAVTTGAIPISYITQLSERCVGTGVSVKVLKEYHGQGKSESLLNVIASGTSLVTAIITSSVHAKLQSLEDQFWSCAYRLHHAVNDGKLLPGAGAAELLCIHKLYKHTGVSKSTTASQREASRTTAQYETMILQLMADGWMDYVSTLMVNTGQVMGKAQAWTCITQHLKYFEKRSPQRTEMAEDFLKKYFHTYAIQSSRETEGHSAVERNIEIEGVYDNVTVKFEVWRRALDLVFLILQTDTEIITGINDQESQYRDLMFL from the exons ATGGATGCAAGG ATGTCAGTTCTGGGAATCAGAGCAATAAACCAGGGTCGCCATGTTGGACTCCAGCAACTGGAAGCCATGGCTGCTGCAACACATGCATTTTTGGGCCCTAGAAAAAGCTACAAGTTTATCCAAGATGAGATGACTGGGGAGACAGCACTGGTTTGCTCCTGTTACCGTCTGCTGGAGCAGCTGGAGCTCAGTAGCTCTGTGGGGCAGTTGCTCTACGAGACCACTGAGGCCCATCAGAAGACGGTGCATTCAGGCACAAGCTCACTGGTTTTCCTGGCAGGGATCTGGAGCAGGGTGGCACTGGAGTGTCTTAATAAAGGCATCTCTATTCCACACATTATAAGTAGCATGTCCCATGGCCTGGAACTCTGTGTGGAGGTCTGCAGGCATAATGCCTTAACATTGGAAGAGGTAGTTGGTAATGGTGCTTTATTGAAGGAACAGCGATGTGGTAAGCGTACAAAGCCTGATGATGGCTTAACTACAGAGGTTTCACTGAATGCAGAGGTGCTGACATCCACTCAGAACACTATTAAAGAAATGAACGGATTGCCTAACTTATCGTCCATCAAAGAGAAACTTCCTTCAAAGCATAGAATAAAACTTAAGCACAGCAGGCACTTcagtttagtttgcacagagacacaaacagtgGAAGCTTCTTATCAAAGAAACCCAGACACATTTGATATAGTTAAACTAGCTGAAGCTGTCAGCCATGGATGTGAGGCCTCTATGAATTTAGTGATGGAGGCTAGCAGGATTCAATCTACATGTGCAAAACATAAAAGACATAAAGTTCTAGAAATTGATAAATTAGTGACATGCCCATTGGCAGGGCTTACTGAAAAGCACTCTTGTGTCCTCCATGGATATGTTGTTATGTTGTGCGTTGAGCAAGTATCAGTCGTCAAGCATTTCAAAGAGCGGACATTAAAAATTGGACTTGTGAGTGGCGATATGAGTGAGCAGTACCGCCATGTAGGTTTTTACAGGCCTAAAAAAGTCACATACATTAGTGATTGCTCTGTCCTGACGGGAGTCAGCCAGGAAGAGGAGTGGGTCTTTGGTGCTTTGGAAATAATTTTGAATCTCCGCATAGATGTTCTGCTTGTGAGTGGATTGGTCAATGCAACGCTTAAAGACCACTGCCTCAGTCACAATATTCTTATTATTGAGCATGTGAGGGTAAACATCCTGAATGACTTTGCTGTGACTACAGGAGCTATTCCCATTTCATACATCACACAGCTCAGTGAGCGATGTGTGGGTACTGGAGTCAGTGTAAAGGTGCTGAAAGAGTATCATGGTCAAGGTAAGAGTGAATCACTATTGAATGTCATTGCTAGTGGAACATCTCTGGTCACAGCAATCATCACCAGCTCAGTCCATGCTAAACTCCAGAGTCTGGAGGACCAGTTCTGGAGCTGTGCTTATCGCCTGCACCATGCAGTCAATGATGGGAAATTGTTACCTGGTGCAGGAGCTGCTGAATTGCTGTGCATTCACAAACTCTACAAACACACAGGGGTATCCAAATCCACTACAGCCAGCCAGAGAGAGGCTTCAAGAACTACAGCCCAATATGAGACCATGATCCTACAGCTGATGGCTGATGGCTGGATGGACTATGTCTCCACTCTCATGGTGAACACTGGTCAAGTCATGGGCAAAGCACAGGCATGGACATGCATAACACAGCACCTAAAATACTTTGAGAAAAGGAGCCCTCAGAGAACTGAGATGGCAGAGgattttctgaaaaaatattttcacacataTGCGATACAATCATCGAGAGAAACAGAAGGACACAGTGCGGTGGAGAGAAACATTGAAATTGAAGGAGTGTATGATAATGTGACCGTAAAGTTTGAGGTTTGGAGAAGAGCTCTTGATCTGGTGTTCTTGATCcttcagacagacacagagataattACAGGAATAAATGATCAGGAGAGTCAATATAGAGATCTCATGTTTCTTTGA
- the cetn4 gene encoding uncharacterized protein cetn4, which yields MASNFRKPSTAANQRKKAGPKPELTEEQKQEIREAFDLFDTDGSGTIDVKELKVAMRALGFEPKKEEIKKMIADIDKEGSGTIDFSDFLSMMTQKMSEKDSKEEILKAFRLFDDDGTGKISFKNLKRVAKELGENLTDEELQEMIDEADRDGDGEINEQEFLRIMKKTNLY from the exons ATG GCATCTAACTTCAGAAAACCCAGTACAGCAGCAAACCAGCGAAAGAAAGCTGGACCCAAACCAGAGCTGACAGAGGAACAGAAACAGGAGATCCGAGAGGCGTTTGATCTCTTTGATACCGATGGTTCAGGGACAATTGACGTTAAGGAGCTGAAG GTTGCTATGCGAGCTCTTGGTTTTGAGCCAAAGAAGGAGGAGATAAAGAAAATGATTGCTGACATTGATAAAGAAGGCTCAGGCACTATTGACTTCAGTGACTTTCTCTCCATGATGACACAGAAAATG AGTGAAAAAGATTCTAAAGAAGAAATCCTGAAAGCATTCAGGTTGTTTGATGATGATGGAACAGGcaaaatttcatttaaaaatctaaaacGTGTGGCCAAGGAACTTGGAGAGAACCTCACAGATGAGGAACTACAG GAAATGATAGACGAGGCAGACCGAGATGGTGATGGAGAAATCAACGAACAGGAGTTCTTACGGATAATGAAGAAAACCAACTTGTACTGA